The following are encoded together in the Janthinobacterium sp. Marseille genome:
- the def gene encoding peptide deformylase: MTVREILKMGDPRLLRVAEPVKEFGTPELDALIEDMFDTMHAANGAGLAAPQIGVNLRLVIYGFKQNTRYPDAPPVPETVLINPKLRPLSAEMEDGWEGCLSVPGLRGVVPRFSALHYDGFDQYGNVISRDADGFHARVVQHECDHLDGILYPMRITDLSQFGYVDILFPDLDPNDDD, from the coding sequence ATGACCGTAAGAGAAATTTTGAAGATGGGTGACCCGCGCTTGTTGCGCGTGGCGGAGCCGGTCAAGGAATTCGGTACGCCCGAACTCGACGCGCTGATTGAGGACATGTTTGACACCATGCATGCGGCGAATGGTGCGGGTTTGGCTGCGCCGCAAATCGGTGTGAACCTGCGACTCGTGATATACGGTTTCAAGCAAAACACGCGTTACCCGGATGCGCCGCCGGTGCCGGAAACCGTGTTGATCAATCCCAAGCTGCGACCGTTGTCGGCAGAGATGGAGGATGGTTGGGAAGGTTGTTTGTCGGTGCCGGGCTTGCGTGGTGTGGTGCCGCGTTTCAGCGCCTTGCACTATGACGGTTTTGACCAGTATGGCAATGTGATCAGTCGTGATGCTGACGGCTTCCATGCCCGCGTGGTGCAGCATGAATGCGACCACCTGGATGGCATCCTGTATCCAATGCGGATAACTGACTTATCGCAATTCGGTTACGTCGATATCCTGTTTCCGGACCTCGATCCGAACGACGACGATTGA
- the galU gene encoding UTP--glucose-1-phosphate uridylyltransferase GalU encodes MSKIRKAVFPVAGLGSRFLPATKAQPKEMLPVVDKPLIQYAVEEAVAAGITDMVFITGRNKRAIEDHFDTAYELEAELEAANKNALLELVRNVIPKNINCIYIRQSAPLGLGHAVLCARPVIGNDPFAVLLADDFMDTDEGVKPVLAQMTDVFQREGHSILAVQDVPRAETKQYGIVSATAYQPQLELVNAIVEKPQPDVAPSTLAVVGRYVLSNKIFDYLETIGKGAGGEIQLTDGIAALMQAEKVLAYRYNGQRYDCGSKLGYLKAMVAMGLKHPETGAGFTEYLKTLK; translated from the coding sequence ATGAGTAAAATTAGAAAAGCCGTTTTCCCCGTCGCAGGCCTCGGCAGCCGTTTCCTGCCAGCTACCAAGGCGCAACCAAAAGAAATGCTGCCAGTCGTTGACAAGCCTTTGATTCAGTATGCGGTGGAAGAAGCGGTGGCGGCCGGGATTACGGATATGGTCTTCATTACCGGCCGTAACAAGCGCGCGATTGAAGATCATTTCGATACCGCTTATGAACTGGAAGCCGAGCTGGAAGCCGCCAACAAGAATGCCTTGCTGGAGCTGGTGCGTAACGTCATTCCCAAGAATATCAATTGCATCTATATACGCCAGTCGGCGCCACTGGGTCTCGGTCATGCCGTCCTGTGCGCACGTCCGGTGATCGGTAACGATCCGTTTGCCGTGTTGCTGGCGGATGACTTCATGGATACCGATGAAGGCGTCAAACCGGTGCTGGCGCAGATGACGGATGTGTTCCAGCGCGAAGGCCACAGCATACTCGCGGTACAGGATGTGCCGCGCGCCGAAACGAAGCAATACGGCATCGTCAGTGCGACTGCATACCAGCCGCAACTGGAGCTGGTGAATGCGATTGTGGAAAAACCGCAGCCAGATGTCGCACCATCGACGCTGGCCGTGGTTGGGCGCTATGTGCTGAGCAACAAGATTTTCGATTATCTGGAAACGATCGGCAAAGGTGCCGGCGGTGAAATACAATTAACGGACGGCATAGCTGCGTTGATGCAGGCCGAGAAGGTGCTGGCTTATCGTTACAACGGCCAGCGTTATGACTGCGGTTCCAAGCTGGGCTACCTGAAGGCAATGGTGGCGATGGGTCTTAAGCATCCTGAAACCGGTGCAGGTTTCACTGAATATCTGAAGACATTGAAATGA
- a CDS encoding porin → MKKTLFAFSMLASMAGATYGQSSVTVYGVVDLGLKIENAGNGTVTGIDSGNQSVSRVGFKGTEDLGNGLKANFVLEAGFNADSGSQSDATRFFNRQSYVSLAGGFGEVKLGRVQTMVFTNSAVFDPFADTLAGDSVRIFNYGGNRIDNTVNYSFAAKNGINGQAAYSFGEVAGNTSASRTVAGAIGYASGPLATVLTYQDTKDVTGNDSAKTTLIGGNYNFGLLQPFIAYAVNKGFGTLDTRDALLGLKINLTSADTIMTSYMQKRDKVIDNADAKQIAIGYTHNLSVRTNLYTSWARLSNDDNAAYRVTSAGKTDKLFNIGIRHKF, encoded by the coding sequence ATGAAAAAGACTCTATTCGCATTTTCAATGTTGGCGTCGATGGCAGGCGCCACTTATGGCCAAAGCAGCGTCACCGTCTATGGCGTCGTTGATCTGGGCTTGAAGATAGAGAATGCCGGCAACGGCACCGTGACCGGCATCGATAGCGGCAATCAGAGCGTCAGCCGGGTCGGCTTCAAAGGTACCGAAGATCTCGGCAACGGACTGAAGGCAAATTTTGTCCTGGAAGCCGGCTTCAACGCAGACAGTGGCTCGCAAAGTGATGCTACCCGGTTTTTCAACCGGCAATCCTATGTCAGCCTGGCCGGTGGCTTTGGCGAAGTAAAGCTGGGCCGGGTCCAGACCATGGTCTTCACCAACTCTGCCGTATTCGATCCTTTTGCAGACACCCTGGCCGGTGATTCCGTGCGTATCTTCAACTACGGCGGCAACCGCATCGACAATACCGTCAACTACAGCTTTGCCGCCAAGAACGGCATCAACGGCCAGGCCGCATATAGCTTCGGCGAGGTCGCCGGCAATACCAGCGCCAGTCGCACGGTGGCCGGCGCCATCGGCTATGCATCCGGTCCGCTCGCTACAGTATTGACCTATCAGGACACCAAGGACGTAACAGGCAATGATAGCGCCAAGACGACGCTGATCGGTGGTAACTACAACTTCGGTTTGCTGCAACCCTTTATCGCCTATGCCGTCAACAAAGGCTTCGGTACGCTGGATACGCGTGATGCCTTGCTTGGTCTTAAGATCAATTTAACCAGTGCCGACACCATCATGACTTCCTATATGCAAAAGCGTGACAAGGTCATCGACAATGCCGATGCGAAGCAAATCGCCATCGGCTACACCCACAATCTATCCGTACGCACCAATTTGTATACCAGCTGGGCGCGCCTGAGCAACGATGACAATGCAGCATACCGGGTGACCTCAGCCGGCAAGACCGACAAGCTGTTCAACATCGGTATCCGGCACAAGTTTTAG